Part of the Alosa alosa isolate M-15738 ecotype Scorff River chromosome 18, AALO_Geno_1.1, whole genome shotgun sequence genome is shown below.
tactaataaaataatgttaggaatccctgatcaatgtgattggttaggctggaccaataaCAATTTCAAAGTTAACAGAAAATGTATGCCTGTTACGATGCTAGATACATTGTGTACCAGAATTTtttaattctctctctgtctatcagtTTCTCTATGTGTATCACAGAGGCACAGATATACCTACGCATACCCACAAAATTCATAAATGGGTACTTGAAAGAGCAATGTTTCTACAGTAGATCAAAAAGAACAGGTCCAAGGCAAGGTGTCTTTTTGTTTCTCTccctttgtgtctgtctgtctgtctgtctgtcacacacacacacacacacacacacacacacacacacactgctatcaAGTTGTTCTCATGACTCCACCATTGTTTCCACCATGCACAGTACATCAAAAGCATAGTTGAAGGTCCAATGTGTAGTGTTCACGCAGCTTTCACACGGCGCTGCATTGCCTCGCGGAGCACTGCGGATACGGTGCTCTGCACGACGAAATGGTGAGAGATCGACTGGTTGTGGGCCTGAGAGATAAACGCTTATCAGAACAATTACAGCTGGATTCCGAACTGACGTTGGGGAAAGCCATCAACAAGGCCCGACAAAGTGAGCAGGTAAAAAAGCAGCTTGAAATGCTTAAGACAAACTTTAAAGCAGAAGCCTGCAATACTCAGCTAGATAATGTGCACACACGTCAGCGCAGCAGCTCaagttcaaaacaaaacaagcagcacagtggaccgacttttaaaaaaatgacacagGAAAGACAACTGCAATGCAATAGATTCGGAGACACACGAGGGCATCATCCGCAGCAGTGTCCAGCGAGAGAGGCTGTGTGTAATCAATGCAGAAAAAAAGGACATTATGTTAGAGTCTGCAAAACTAGAAAGAAAATGGAAGTGAATGTAGCTGCATTGACTGAGGAGTCAGACAGCGATGAGGACGTTGCTTTCTTGGGCTCTATGTCAGAGGAGATAGGGGCCAGTCAATGGATGACAGAAATAAAAGTGGACAACCACAAGGCAGTGTTCAAAATTGACACTGGAGCAGACGTCACTGCAGTCCCAGCAAAACTGTACACACAGGGCCAGTTCAACAAGCTGTTGAGAGCAACAAAGATTCTCTATCGGCCAGGAGGAACACCTTTGAAGGTAAAAGGGAAATTTGCAGCCACTCTCAGTAAGGACAATAAAAGCACACAAGAGGAAGTTTACGTTGTGGATGGGCTACGTACGCCACTTCTTGGTGGACTAGCTGCCATGACACTCCAGCTTGTCGCCAGACTGAATGACCTCAGCCTGGATACCAAAGAGACTGTAAAAAGACAATTCCCAATGCTTTTCTCAGGACTAGGGGAAATGGAGGGGTAGTACACCATTGTCCTAAAGCCAGGGCCAAAACCTTTTTCCCTCTCCACTCCCCCACGGATATCTCTCCCACTCATGGCAAGTAAAAAGAAGAGTTGAGTCATTATGGAGCAGCAGGAGTCGTTTCAAAGGTGGAGGAGCCCACTGCATGGTGTGCACCCATGGTGGTGGTGCCCAAGCGCAACGGCAGAGTCAGAATCTGCACAGACCTCACAGAGCTGAACAAGTCAGTGATGAGAGAGAAGCATCCTCTGCCTTCAGTCGAACACACATTAGGACAGCTCGCTGGAGCCAAAGTTTTTTCTAAACTTGACGTCAACGCTGGATTCTGGCAGATCCCGTTATCCAagtcctctctcctcaccaccTTTATAACCCCATTTGGGCGGTACTGCTATAACTGTCTTTGTTTTGGGATCTCGTTGGCTCCAGAACATTTCCAAAAGCGCATGTCTCGCATACTAGAAGGCCTTGAAGGTGTTGTGTGCCAGATGGACGATGTGCTCATCTGGGGagcaacacagagagagcatgATGAGAGACTGAAGATGGCATTGTCACACCTGCAGGAGGCGGGTGTGACACTCAACGACAAGTGTGAGTTCTCAAAGAGTAGGATAAAGTTCCTGGGACAGGTCATCGAGGCCTCAGGCGTCAGTGCAGACCCCGACAAGGTGAGCGCCGTGAAGGCCATGACAGCGCCCACTAATGTCAGCGAGGTGAGACGCTTCCTGGGAATGACAAACCACTTGGGCAAATTTCTGCCTCACCTGGCTGAGAAAACACGTCCACTCAGAGAACTTTTGAAGAAATCGAATATGTGGGCCTGGGGTCCACAACAGCAGCATGCCTTTGAGAAGATTAAGGAAGAGTTAACTACACCGCCAGGTCTTGCTCTGTATGACCCGAATGCAGAAACACTCGTCTCAGCTGATTCATCTTCTTACGGCATGGGGGCCGTCCTTCTCCAGCGACAAGGTGAGAAAAACTGGAAGCCGGTGGCATACGCTTCCAGAGCCCTTAGCAACACTGAACAACGGTACGCTCAAATTGAAAAGGAAGCTCTAGCCACAACATGGGCCTGTGAGAGGTTTTCTGAATTCCTCATTGGAAAGACTTTCGACATAGAGACAGACCTTTCTCTAAACAAACCTTTAGTTCCTCTGCTAAGCTCAAAGAGCCTGGATGAACTGCCACCACGTATACAGCGCCTACGCATGCGACTCATGAGGTTCTCTTACAATATCTCACACGTGCCAGGCAAGGACATCTGCGACTGCAGATGTGCTCTCCAGAGCACCGGTCACTAACACAGCAGAAGGCTTACAGGAGGAAGAGGTGAACCTGTATGTAGACACAGTTATAGCAAGCTTGAAGAAAAAAGACTTAAAGAAATACAGACACATCAGGACAAAGACACCCTACTCCACACACTCAAGACATACTGCAAGGAGGGCTGGCCGGATAAATTCACCATACAAAGAGCATTTTGGCCCTATCTGCCATTCTCAGGTGAGCTAACAGTTCATGAGGGTTTGCTACTTTATGGCTGTAGAATAGTAATCCCTGCATCACTTAGAGCAGACATGCTAAATAAACTGCACGAGGGCCATCTGGGAATGACTAAATGCAGAGAGAGGGCCAAACAATCTGTATGGTGGCCAGGCCTTAGCAAAGACTTGACACAACTGATAGAGAAATGTGATGTGTGCAGTCGTGAAAGAACCAACTTCAAAGAAACGCTGCAACCCACTGAGTTCCCAGCAAGACCATGGTCCATCATCGGTGCAGACCTGTTTCAGACAGAAAACAACAGGCATTACCTGGTCTTAGTAGACTACTTTTCAAGATTCTTCGAAGTGGCCAAACTCACTCATACAACATCTGAAGCTGTGATAGAACACTGCAAATCCATCTTCGCGCGTCATGGAATACCGGATGTGGTGCGCTCAGACAACGGGCCACAATTTGCATCTGAGCACTTCAGAAAGTTGGCACAAGAGTTGAGTTTCAGTCATGTGACGTCCAGTCCTCACTTCCCACAGAGCAACGGGAGGCAGAGCGGGCCGTCAGGACgatcaaaggtcaaaggtctcCTGAAGAAATCAAGTGACCCCTACATTCCCCTAATGGCCTAGCGTGCTGCTCCTCTAGCGAATGGACACAGTCCAGCCGAGCTTCTCATGGGCAGAAAAATTAGAACACCAGTTCCTGTAATTCCATCTCAGCTCAATCCCAGATGGACAGACATGGAAAATCTAAAAAGAATTGAACAAAAATACAGACAAAAGCAGAAACAAAACTACGACCGTCGACACAAAGCACGCAACATGCCACTCCTGCAACAAGGTGACCACGTGTGGGTCAAGGATATGCTTGAGAGAGGTACAGTGGTGTCTAATGCAGGTACGCCAAGGTCCTACATCATCGACACATCAAGGGGGACCCTGAGAAGAAACCGGTACCACCTCTCATCCACCCCTAAAGCACCAGCAACAACCACTGCCTTACCTGAGGTAACACCCGATGGTGCTGATCCATAGGCAGAGAGTACACCTGTCACACCTGAAATCCCATGTGACCCCGGTCAGCAGGCTTCACTGCAGGAAAGCTGTGTCTACCAGAGTGAGAGTACCTCCAGTGTACTTGAAAGACTTTGTTCGCTCATAGATATtgacattgaaaaaaaaaaaacaagaaggaCAGGCAATATGTGAAGTGAAATGTGTTGAATGTTGTTGAAAGATGTCAACTTTGAAAATATTCTATTGCTTAATGGTCTTAACAAAATTATTTCTAAGTTGTTGGCAGTAATAGCCTAGTTGTTGTTGACTGGTGTTAACACTTGAAATTATTTGATATTTTCAGTGACTGACAGTATGTTAGGAGTACAATTGTTAAAAGACTATTTAAGAAATGAGATTAATAGGAAGCCACATGTCTTCCTGGTTAAGGCTGTTATGTAAACACTCAAAGGAAGTGAACAACCTTttgttcgttttcaaaacatCACTATGAGTTGTATTGTTTTTCATACATTCCCAGTGAAAGCATCCTTTAGTCAGAAAGGGGGATGTAGTGTTAGTTGAAATACTTGGGTAGGAACCTTTGTATGTAACCAGGTAGGGGGAGTTCAAAAAAGTTACACAGTACTGACGATACAGTCATGTCTTCTTGTGTCTCCCAGTTAGTAGCTAATAGGCCGACTGAACACAATGTTTGTAGGTAAAGATAAAAAATGTaccttacagacacacacacacatacacacattcacacacacagagggagagagagatgtttttcCATTCTCATCATTTTGAGTTGAGGCAATTAGGCAGTTATAACATGTAAGACTAAATCAGTGATGATGGCTTCTGACATTTACAGTATATGGCTTTAATGAGAGAGCAGTTCAGTTTAAAACATCTCTAAAATACCATGCCTAAATTGCACAAACGCACTTCACTTCCCAATTGACTGACACTTTCACAATTTCTTAACAGTAACTGGGTGCAGAATAAAATGCATAGTCTGGCATGACGCGTGTGTAATAATATGCACTACAATATCATCGTGTTTCGTGCTGTGCGTGTATCTATGACGCAGATGTCAGAGATTTCCCTCCACCAGAAATATCAGCACCTAAAATTAGATATATCCAGAAAAAGCCGAGGTGTAAACGTTTCTAGGAAGGCCGATGTCACATGTGCAAGTTGTGAGTTTTACTTGCGAGGGTGGGAAGGGTACGCTTCAGACAGAATTAGGCATAAAGTAGCTTCGAGGACGATGTTCAAAGAGCGCCGCACGAAACGAATTGGCACTGCGCAATTGCGCAACAAGACGATACTTGGGGGACCTGTGGACGGCGGGGAGCGTAAGTGGAGTAAAACGTGAACGCAGTTTTTCGGACccggtgttgtgctgtgtgattTTAAAGAACATTTTCAGCGGTAAAGTTGATGGGTCCCTCGTTTTTTCGGCAAATTAAAGGGAGGAGGCAGCCAATCGATCGCGCTCCGTTTTGCGCGACCAGGCGTCTCGCGTCTTGGAAACACATCTGCAAAGCAGCTGTGTGACCATGCATTAGGGCaatatgtgtaggtgtgttgaaAGTGCCGTCACCTGCCAGGGGATCTGAGAGCTGGACGCACCATGCACACAGTGGAGGTCGTGGTTTCTCTCCTGTTAGTCGTGATCATCGTGGTGTCGTTGCTGTCCAACGTTGTGGTGCTGATTTGCTTTTTGTATAACGCAGAGATTCGCAAACAGGTGCCGGGCTTGTTCATCCTCAATCTCACTTTCTGCAACCTGCTGCTCACGGTGTCCAACATGCCCCTGACTCTTGGAGGACTCATCTACAATGGTCACCCGGGCGGGCACGGATTCTGTCAGATAGTGGGATTCCTGGACACCTTTCTAACCACTAACTCGATGCTGAGTATGGCTGCTCTGAGCATAGACCGGTGGGTGGCTGTGGTTTTCCCGCTAAGCTACCACTCCAGGATCCGGCATCGGGACGCCGTGATTGCTCTCGGCTACACGTGGATTCACTCGCTGTCCTTTTCTGTAGTAGCATCGTGCCTCTCCTGGGTGGGATACCATCAACTCTACGCCTCGTGCACCCTGTGCAACACCCGAGCGAGCGGCATGAGGACCCAATTTGTCATCTACACGCTTGTTTTACACTCGGTCACGTTCCTGCTGTCTCTGGTCGTGCTCTGCGTAACGTATCTCAAAGTGCTGAAAGTGGCGAGGTTTCACTGCAAACGCATTGATGTGATCACCATGCAGACGCTGGTGCTGCTTGTGGATATCCACCCGAGGTATTTAGATTATGTTATGTACTCTTTCTCAGGGCCTTGTTGCTGTACACTGGCCATGTCTTGAAATGACCtgtaaaatagtattttgtttttattattcttaTCATTATTATCAGGGTAGCTTGCATCAGTCTCAAAACACAGTCGTGTCCAAGTTTATTTGCCATTTgtaatatttatgtgtgtgtgtgtgtgtgtgtgtgtgtgtgtgtgtgtgtgtgtgtgtgcgcgcgcatgtgcgCCAGTTCCAGAGTATTTCAATGTACTATGATTGTGTTCACAAACCTTAGATATGCTTTGACGGTTTTGAGCTATTTTATGTAAAAGCTCTACTTTGATATAGCTTTCAGAGGTAGGCTATGATTGGTTTGCATGAACTTGACAACTGAACATTATATTAGACCTTTAGATCAGACCTGATCTGTTCTCTTCATTATATCTTTAGATTAGACCTGACCTTTTCTCTCACACCTCAGTGTGCTGTCGATAGCTCAGGTGACAACACTAGCAGGAGATATTTTGGTGCACCATCAGTCTAAACATATATGTGCCTCACATATCTCTAAAGCTTGCTAGCCTTCCCAGCCAAACTTAAATTATTTGTGCTCATAATATTTCATTAATCTACTTTGTATATGCTGTATATAAATTTTGAGGATCCCAAATATCCCAGTTTGGGAGTAGTGTATAGAGTGTATAGAGTAGTATACAGACAGACTATCCCAATACAGACTagacaacacatacacagctaAACCTATACACTTTCTGGTAATGTActgactgaggtgtaatggttAATATTCCTTAATGAGCTTTTTCTTGTTTCATTCAACATTGTCTGGACCTGAGTGGCTTGCTCCTTGTTTTCAAGTGTTCATACCCCTGCAGTCTAAAATGTCCTTGTCGTGTCTGAGTGCTTGTTTCAACTGTTAATAATCTACAACTACTGTTATGAATTAGGTCACTGTTCTCAGCAACACACTGAATCATTGGTATTTCCAGACCCTTCCCCTAGCAACAAGAATAGAAGAATTTGATGGTGGAGACGATCAAGGCCTGTATGCTAGATATGCTCAGCTGCAAATGGTT
Proteins encoded:
- the gpr26 gene encoding G-protein coupled receptor 26 translates to MHTVEVVVSLLLVVIIVVSLLSNVVVLICFLYNAEIRKQVPGLFILNLTFCNLLLTVSNMPLTLGGLIYNGHPGGHGFCQIVGFLDTFLTTNSMLSMAALSIDRWVAVVFPLSYHSRIRHRDAVIALGYTWIHSLSFSVVASCLSWVGYHQLYASCTLCNTRASGMRTQFVIYTLVLHSVTFLLSLVVLCVTYLKVLKVARFHCKRIDVITMQTLVLLVDIHPSVRQRCLEEQKRRRQRATRKISTFIGTFVVCFTPYVITRVMELLELFPISPHWGVVCKCLAYSKAACDPFVYSLLRHQYRKTFHDIMNRLLRRRSLTTRRLENGRAWKREKDDRTREEEMKEKAEEKEETGETERKGNMTTKSNTKELSGTTKGTG